One region of Deltaproteobacteria bacterium genomic DNA includes:
- a CDS encoding IS110 family transposase codes for MAALSAIRCNPELSGFYRRLRRRGKPGKVALVAVMRKLLLLLHAIARRSTPWLPTLRPEPA; via the coding sequence CATGGCCGCCCTCTCAGCCATACGCTGCAACCCCGAACTGAGCGGTTTCTATCGTCGGCTGCGGCGCCGCGGTAAGCCTGGTAAGGTGGCCCTCGTGGCCGTGATGCGCAAGCTCTTATTGCTACTCCATGCCATCGCGCGTCGCAGTACCCCGTGGTTACCCACCCTCCGCCCTG